In Malus sylvestris chromosome 16, drMalSylv7.2, whole genome shotgun sequence, the following are encoded in one genomic region:
- the LOC126607300 gene encoding RAN GTPase-activating protein 2-like, translating into MDATTLNSERRPFSIKLWPPSQNTRKVLVERMINNLSSKSLFTEKYGCLSKEEAEENAKRIEDVAFATADQNYENEPDGDGSSAVQLYARECSKLLLEVLKKGPRSKEDGKVTSGTTPTETLFDISKAQRAFIEAEEAEELLKSLKEPGNTYTKICFSNRSFGLGAARVAEPILVSLKNQLKEVDLSDFIAGRPEAEALEVMNIFAAALEGSVLKYLNLSNNALGEKGVRAFGALLKSQSYLEELYLMNDGISEEAARAVCELIPSTEKLRVLHFHNNMTGDEGAIAIAEVVKRSPLLNNFRCSSTRVGSEGGVALSEALGTCTHLEKLDLRDNMFGVEGGVALSKALSKHDNLTEIYLSYLNLEDEGAVAIANVLKESAPALEVLDIAGNDITAKAAPAIAACIAAKPHLAKLNLGENSLKDEGTIQISKVLEGHAELQEVDFNTNQIRRAGARALAQAVVQKPGFKLLNINANFISDEGIDELKDAFKKSPNLLGSLDENDPEGEDDDDEDEDDDKESGEGEGNEDELESKLKNLEVGQEE; encoded by the coding sequence ATGGATGCCACAACTCTGAATTCAGAACGCCGTCCATTTTCAATTAAACTATGGCCTCCTAGTCAAAATACAAGGAAAGTGCTTGTGGAGCGGATGATAAACAATCTTAGCTCTAAATCCCTTTTCACTGAGAAGTATGGCTGTCTGAGTAAGGAAGAGGCTGAGGAAAATGCAAAACGAATTGAGGATGTCGCTTTTGCTACTGCAgatcaaaactatgaaaatgaaCCTGATGGGGATGGAAGTTCTGCAGTGCAGCTTTATGCCCGGGAATGCAGTAAGCTCCTGCTTGAAGTTCTCAAAAAAGGACCTAGAAGCAAGGAGGATGGAAAGGTGACATCTGGTACCACTCCCACTGAGACCTTGTTTGATATATCGAAGGCCCAACGGGCTTTTATAGAGGCTGAGGAAGCTGAGGAGCTTTTGAAGTCACTGAAGGAGCCAGGGAACACTTACACCAAAATATGCTTCAGCAATAGAAGCTTTGGTCTCGGAGCAGCCCGTGTTGCTGAGCCCATATTGGTTTCTCTTAAGAACCAGTTGAAAGAAGTTGACCTTTCAGATTTTATAGCAGGAAGACCGGAGGCAGAAGCTCTTGAAGTCATGAATATATTTGCCGCTGCCTTAGAAGGTAGTGTTTTGAAGTATTTGAATCTCTCCAACAATGCCTTGGGTGAGAAAGGTGTTCGGGCTTTTGGGGCACTCCTGAAATCACAAAGTTACTTGGAGGAACTCTATTTGATGAATGATGGCATTTCAGAAGAAGCTGCTCGAGCAGTTTGTGAGTTGATTCCTTCCACAGAGAAGCTTAGAGTCCTCCATTTTCATAATAATATGACAGGAGATGAAGGGGCAATTGCTATTGCTGAGGTTGTCAAGCGTTCTCCCCTATTGAACAATTTCCGTTGCTCCTCCACGAGGGTTGGCTCTGAGGGAGGAGTTGCCTTATCTGAAGCACTTGGGACTTGTACCCATTTGGAAAAGCTGGACTTGCGGGACAACATGTTTGGTGTAGAAGGTGGAGTTGCATTGAGTAAAGCTCTTTCCAAGCATGACAATTTGACAGAGATTTACCTAAGTTACTTGAACCTAGAAGATGAGGGTGCAGTTGCAATTGCCAATGTTCTCAAGGAATCAGCTCCTGCACTTGAAGTCCTTGACATTGCTGGAAACGACATAACAGCTAAAGCTGCTCCTGCTATAGCAGCTTGTATAGCAGCCAAACCACATCTGGCCAAGCTGAATTTAGGTGAGAACAGCCTTAAGGATGAAGGCACTATTCAGATCAGCAAGGTGTTGGAGGGCCATGCGGAGTTGCAGGAAGTTGATTTCAACACCAACCAAATCAGAAGAGCAGGGGCTCGTGCTTTGGCGCAGGCTGTGGTTCAGAAGCCCGGTTTTAAGTTGCTCAACATCAATGCAAATTTCATTTCTGATGAGGGCATTGACGAGCTGAAGGATGCTTTCAAGAAATCTCCCAACTTGCTTGGATCTTTGGACGAGAATGACCCTGAAGGAGAAGATGacgatgatgaagatgaagatgacgaCAAAGAATCTGGAGAGGGCGAAGGCAATGAGGATGAATTGGAATCAAAACTGAAAAACCTTGAAGTTGGCCAAGAGGAATAG
- the LOC126607298 gene encoding probable ATP-dependent DNA helicase CHR12 isoform X2 — MAELDSSSASLDHVHKTKSLICALNLLSRNLPLPPDLFDVVSSIYECAPDAPLDGDEGLDGPHSSASGEDLLAGLGDALLEQRQNFTSGASLIESKQKRYESHIQHRLTELEELPSSRGEDLQTKCLLELYGLKLAELQKKVRSEVNSEYSLRMHCEHPDKTLFDWGMMRLRRPLYGVGDAFAMEADDQFRKKRDAERLSRLEEEEKNNIETRKRKFFTEILNAVREYQLQIQASMKRRKQRNDHVLSWHGKQRQRATRAEKLRFQALKADDQEAYMRMVKESKNERLTMLLEETNKLLVNLGAAVQRQKDSKHLEGTEELKDSEGDLTDLEEDVELIDSDCNDDSSDLLKGQRQYNSAIHSIQEQVTEQPSMLQGGELRPYQVEGLQWMVSLFNNNLNGILADEMGLGKTIQTISLIAYLIENKGVTGPHLIVAPKAVLPNWVNEFATWAPSIAAVLYDGRQDERKAMKEELSGEGKFNVLITHYDLIMRDKQFLKKINWYYLIVDEGHRLKNHECALAQTLAGYDMQRRLLLTGTPIQNSLQELWSLLNFLLPHIFNSVQNFEDWFNAPFADRGSISLTDEEQLLIIRRLHHVIRPFILRRKKDEVEKFLPGKSQVILKCDMSAWQKVYYQQVTDVGRVGLDNGSGKSKSLQNLTMQLRKCCNHPYLFVGDYNMWRKEEIIRASGKFELLDRLLPKLYKAGHRILLFSQMTRLMDILEIYMQLHDFKYLRLDGSTKTEERGTLLKKFNAPDSPYFMFLLSTRAGGLGLNLQTADTVIIFDSDWNPQMDQQAEDRAHRIGQKKEVRVFVLVSVGSIEEVILERAKQKMGIDAKVIQAGLFNTTSTAQDRREMLEEIMRKGTRSLGADVPSEREINRLAARSEEEFWLFEKMDEDRRRKENYRSRLMEDHEVPEWAYSTPDKQIATKGFDSGNITGKRRRKAVQSYSDGLSDLQWMKAVENGADISKLSGRVKKRNHAQSDGVVLVSGNEGTEEKVTKLIPNVPLVREGDSEDTYVLTPATKRHKSEGPKIEKQESHAAGGSSLNGPILTFKIHRKKRSSYVNPSSSSDGRGQNANVRGNGWA; from the exons ATGGCCGAGCTGGACAGCAGCAGCGCCAGCCTCGACCACGTCCACAAAACCAAGTCCCTGATCTGCGCCCTCAACCTCCTCTCCCGCAACCTCCCCCTCCCTCCCGACCTATTCGACGTCGTTTCCTCCATCTATGAATGCGCCCCGGATGCCCCTCTCGACGGTGACGAGGGTTTG GATGGCCCTCATAGTTCTGCTTCAGGAGAGGATTTGTTAGCAGGCCTTGGAGATGCACTGTTGGAACAACGTCAAAATTTCACCTCGGGTGCTTCATTAATAGAATCGAAGCAAAAACGTTATGAAAGCCACATTCAGCATCGGTTAACCGAACTTGAAG AATTACCTTCAAGTAGAGGAGAGGACCTGCAGACAAAGTGCTTGCTCGAACTCTATGGGCTAAAG CTTGCAGAATTGCAAAAGAAGGTTCGCTCTGAAGTGAATTCAGAATACTCACTCCGTATGCATTGTGAGCATCCTGACAAAACATTGTTTGACTGGGGCATGATGCGGTTGCGTCGTCCACTCTATGGTGTTGGAGATGCTTTTGCCATGGAGGCTGATGATCAGTTCAGGAAGAAACGAGATGCTGAG CGCCTCTCAAGGTTagaagaggaggagaagaacAATATCGAGACTAGGAAAAGAAAATTCTTTACAGAAATACTTAATGCTGTTCGTGAATACCAATTGCAAATTCAGGCTTCTATGAAACGTCGGAAACAGAGGAATGATCATGTCCTG AGTTGGCATGGAAAGCAAAGACAACGAGCCACACGGGCTGAGAAATTGAGGTTCCAAGCCTTAAAGGCTGATGATCAGGAAGCATACATGAGAATGGTTAAGGAGAGCAAGAATGAAAGGCTAACAATGCTTcttgaagaaacaaataaacTCCTCGTTAATTTGGGAGCTGCTGTTCAACGGCAGAAAGATTCTAAACATTTAGAGGGTACTGAAGAATTGAAAGACTCTGAAGGTGATTTGACTGACTTGGAAGAAGATGTGGAGCTCATTGATTCTGATTGTAATGATGACAGTAGTGACTTGCTTAAAGGTCAGCGGCAATATAACTCAGCCATCCATTCTATTCAGGAACAG GTGACTGAGCAACCCTCCATGCTTCAAGGTGGAGAATTAAGGCCTTACCAGGTTGAGGGCCTACAATGGATGGTTTCCTTGTTTAATAACAATTTAAATGGTATTTTGGCTGACGAGATGGGTTTGggtaaaaccatacaaactatATCGTTGATTGCATATCTCATTGAAAACAAGGGTGTTACTGGACCCCACTTGATAGTGGCACCGAAGGCCGTACTACCAAATTGGGTTAATGAATTTGCAACATGGGCTCCTAG TATTGCTGCCGTTCTTTATGACGGACGTCAAGATGAAAGGAAGGCAATGAAAGAAGAATTATCAGGGGAAGGAAAATTTAATGTGTTGATCACACATTATGACCTTATTATGAGGGATAaacaatttttgaaaaaaatcaacTGGTACTACCTGATCGTTGATGAAGGGCATAGATTGAAGAATCACGAGTGTGCTCTTGCACAAACACTTGCAGG TTACGATATGCAACGTAGACTTCTGTTGACTGGTACCCCAATACAGAATAGCTTACAGGAGTTGTGGTCCCTGCTTAATTTCCTTCTCCCACACATTTTTAATTCAGTTCAGAATTTTGAGGACTGGTTTAATGCACCTTTCGCGGATCGGGGCAGTATTTCTCTTACCGATGAAGAACAGCTATTGATCATTCGCCGTCTACATCAT GTTATACGGCCCTTCATACTGAGGAGGAAAAAAGATGAGGTGGAGAAGTTCCTTCCTGGAAAATCTCAAGTCATACTGAAATGTGACATGTCAGCATGGCAGAAAGTATACTATCAACAAGTTACGGATGTGGGCAGAGTTGGGCTCGATAATG GTTCTGGAAAATCAAAGAGCTTGCAGAACCTGACAATGCAACTCAGGAAGTGTTGTAACCACCCATACCTTTTTGTGGGAGATTATAACATGTGGCGCAAGGAGGAGATCATCAGGGCATCGGGAAAGTTTGAATTACTTGATCGTCTACTCCCAAAACTCTACAAAGCGGGGCACAGAATCCTGCTTTTCTCACAAATGACTCGTCTCATGGATATTCTTGAAATTTATATGCAACTTCACGACTTTAAGTATCTTCGACTGGATGGTTCAACAAAAACTGAGGAAAGAGGGACTCTGCTTAAGAAATTTAACGCTCCAGACTCTCCTTATTTCATGTTTCTCTTGAGCACTCGTGCTGGAGGCCTTGGTTTGAACTTACAAACGGCAGATACGGTAATAATTTTCGACAGTGATTGGAATCCCCAGATGGACCAACAGGCAGAGGATAGGGCCCATCGTATAGGTCAAAAGAAAGAAGTTAGGGTATTTGTGTTGGTTAGTgttggatcgattgaagaagtaattttAGAGCGTGCTAAACAGAAGATGGGCATAGATGCCAAGGTCATCCAGGCTGGACTGTTTAATACAACTTCCACAG CGCAGGACAGAAGAGAGATGTTGGAAGAAATCATGCGCAAGGGTACAAGATCGCTTGGGGCAGATGTGCCAAGTGAGCGAGAAATCAACCGCCTTGCTGCCAGATCAGAAGAGGAGTTCTGGCTGTTTGAGAAAATGGACGAGGATAGAAGGCGAAAAGAGAACTACAGATCTCGCCTTATGGAAGACCATGAGGTTCCTGAGTGGGCATATTCAACACCTGATAAGCAAATTGCTACGAAAGGCTTTGACAGTGGCAATATCACAGGAAAGCGCAGGAGAAAGGCGGTACAGTCTTATTCTGATGGCCTTAGTGATTTACAGTGGATGAAAGCTGTGGAAAATGGAGCAGACATATCGAAGCTTTCAGGTAGAGTAAAAAAGAGAAATCACGCGCAATCAGATGGCGTTGTATTAGTTAGTGGTAATGAAGGAACAGAGGAAAAAGTTACAAAATTGATTCCAAATGTTCCATTGGTGAGAGAGGGAGATAGTGAAGATACCTACGTGTTGACACCAGCCACGAAGAGACACAAGTCTGAAGGGCCTAAAATAGAGAAACAGGAAAGTCACGCAGCTGGAGGAAGTAGTTTGAATGGGCCTATCTTGACGTTCAAGATACATCGGAAGAAGAGATCAAGCTATGTTAACCCAAGTTCATCCTCTGATGGCAGAGGGCAAAATGCCAATGTCAGAGGAAATGGATGGGCTTAA
- the LOC126608689 gene encoding 40S ribosomal protein S16 gives MAAPAIESVQCFGRKKTAVAVTYCKRGRGLIKINGCPIELVEPEILRFKAYEPILLLGRQRFAGVDMRIRVKGGGHTSQIYAIRQSIAKALVAFYQKYVDEQSKKEIKDILVRYDRTLLVADPRRCEPKKFGGRGARARFQKSYR, from the coding sequence ATGGCGGCCCCAGCTATCGAGTCCGTGCAATGCTTCGGTCGGAAGAAGACGGCGGTGGCAGTGACCTACTGCAAGCGTGGACGCGGCCTGATCAAGATCAACGGCTGCCCAATCGAGCTCGTCGAGCCTGAGATCCTCCGATTCAAGGCCTACGAGCCGATCCTGCTGCTCGGACGACAGCGCTTCGCCGGCGTCGACATGAGGATCCGAGTCAAAGGCGGGGGCCACACCTCCCAGATCTACGCCATCCGTCAGAGCATCGCCAAGGCCCTTGTGGCATTTTACCAGAAGTACGTTGACGAGCAGAGCAAGAAGGAGATCAAGGACATCCTGGTCAGGTACGACAGGACTCTCCTCGTCGCTGATCCCCGGCGCTGCGAGCCCAAGAAGTTCGGTGGTCGCGGTGCCAGAGCCAGGTTCCAGAAGTCCTACCGTTGA
- the LOC126609384 gene encoding uncharacterized protein LOC126609384 yields MGKKKRAESEAEAQPEDNKVDIANGDSHKKEKKKKHKVDGAAVIRTVSVAVPGSIIDNTQSLELATRLASQIARAATIFRIDEVVIFDNKSESGSLPEADSDENESGAAFLVRILRYLETPQYLRKALFPKHNSLRYVGMLPPLDAPHHLRKHEWGLFREGFTLKERPPNLVGTLVDVGLSKNVIVDQVLDPGTRVTVAMGASWNLDADISRQVVSSSKPREEAGTYWGYKVRYASNITSVMNECPYKGGYDHSIGTSEHGQIINSSDLTIPTFRHLLIAFGGLAGLEESVEEDVNLKAKNVREVFDLYLNTCPHQGSRTIRTEEAILISLQYFQEPISRALKRTH; encoded by the exons atggggaagaagaagagagccGAATCAGAAGCAGAAGCACAACCAGAAGATAACAAAGTCGACATTGCCAATGGAGATTCTCataagaaagagaagaagaagaagcacaaaGTCGACGGGGCCGCCGTGATACGCACCGTGAGCGTCGCCGTCCCCGGTTCAATCATCGATAACACTCAATCCCTCGAACTCGCCACCAGA TTGGCCAGTCAGATTGCTCGTGCTGCGACGATTTTCCGAATCGACgag GTGGTGATATTTGACAATAAGAGTGAGTCTGGCTCATTGCCAGAAGCTGATTCGGATGAGAATGAAAGTGGTGCTGCTTTTCTTGTACGAATTTTGAGGTACCTTGAGACACCTCAGTATTTGAGAAAAGCTCTGTTTCCGAAACACAACAGCTTAAGATATGTG GGTATGTTGCCCCCGCTTGATGCTCCGCACCATCTGCGAAAACATGAATGGGGTCTGTTTCGGGAAG GTTTCACACTGAAAGAAAGACCTCCCAACCTTGTGGGAACACTAGTTGATGTGGGCTTGAGTAAG AATGTCATTGTTGATCAAGTACTTGATCCTGGAACCAGAGTTACTGTGGCTATGGGGGCAAGTTGGAACTTGGATGCTG ATATCTCACGGCAGGTTGTCTCATCCTCGAAGCCTAGGGAAGAAGCAGGAACGTATTGGGGGTACAAAGTGCGCTATGCTTCCAATATTACTTCAGTAATGAATGAATGCCCATACAAG GGAGGCTATGATCATTCAATTGGTACATCAGAGCACGGTCAGATTATTAATTCCTCTGATCTCACTATACCTACCTTCAG GCATCTATTGATTGCTTTTGGTGGACTTGCTGGATTGGAAGAGAGCGTTGAAGAGGACGTTAACTTAAAG GCAAAGAATGTGCGAGAGGTATTTGATTTGTATTTGAACACATGCCCGCATCAAGGGAGTCGAACAATTCGAACAGAG GAAGCCATTCTCATATCACTTCAGTATTTCCAAGAACCAATCAGCCGAGCATTGAAGAGAACTCATTGA
- the LOC126607298 gene encoding probable ATP-dependent DNA helicase CHR12 isoform X1 — protein sequence MAELDSSSASLDHVHKTKSLICALNLLSRNLPLPPDLFDVVSSIYECAPDAPLDGDEGLDGPHSSASGEDLLAGLGDALLEQRQNFTSGASLIESKQKRYESHIQHRLTELEELPSSRGEDLQTKCLLELYGLKQLAELQKKVRSEVNSEYSLRMHCEHPDKTLFDWGMMRLRRPLYGVGDAFAMEADDQFRKKRDAERLSRLEEEEKNNIETRKRKFFTEILNAVREYQLQIQASMKRRKQRNDHVLSWHGKQRQRATRAEKLRFQALKADDQEAYMRMVKESKNERLTMLLEETNKLLVNLGAAVQRQKDSKHLEGTEELKDSEGDLTDLEEDVELIDSDCNDDSSDLLKGQRQYNSAIHSIQEQVTEQPSMLQGGELRPYQVEGLQWMVSLFNNNLNGILADEMGLGKTIQTISLIAYLIENKGVTGPHLIVAPKAVLPNWVNEFATWAPSIAAVLYDGRQDERKAMKEELSGEGKFNVLITHYDLIMRDKQFLKKINWYYLIVDEGHRLKNHECALAQTLAGYDMQRRLLLTGTPIQNSLQELWSLLNFLLPHIFNSVQNFEDWFNAPFADRGSISLTDEEQLLIIRRLHHVIRPFILRRKKDEVEKFLPGKSQVILKCDMSAWQKVYYQQVTDVGRVGLDNGSGKSKSLQNLTMQLRKCCNHPYLFVGDYNMWRKEEIIRASGKFELLDRLLPKLYKAGHRILLFSQMTRLMDILEIYMQLHDFKYLRLDGSTKTEERGTLLKKFNAPDSPYFMFLLSTRAGGLGLNLQTADTVIIFDSDWNPQMDQQAEDRAHRIGQKKEVRVFVLVSVGSIEEVILERAKQKMGIDAKVIQAGLFNTTSTAQDRREMLEEIMRKGTRSLGADVPSEREINRLAARSEEEFWLFEKMDEDRRRKENYRSRLMEDHEVPEWAYSTPDKQIATKGFDSGNITGKRRRKAVQSYSDGLSDLQWMKAVENGADISKLSGRVKKRNHAQSDGVVLVSGNEGTEEKVTKLIPNVPLVREGDSEDTYVLTPATKRHKSEGPKIEKQESHAAGGSSLNGPILTFKIHRKKRSSYVNPSSSSDGRGQNANVRGNGWA from the exons ATGGCCGAGCTGGACAGCAGCAGCGCCAGCCTCGACCACGTCCACAAAACCAAGTCCCTGATCTGCGCCCTCAACCTCCTCTCCCGCAACCTCCCCCTCCCTCCCGACCTATTCGACGTCGTTTCCTCCATCTATGAATGCGCCCCGGATGCCCCTCTCGACGGTGACGAGGGTTTG GATGGCCCTCATAGTTCTGCTTCAGGAGAGGATTTGTTAGCAGGCCTTGGAGATGCACTGTTGGAACAACGTCAAAATTTCACCTCGGGTGCTTCATTAATAGAATCGAAGCAAAAACGTTATGAAAGCCACATTCAGCATCGGTTAACCGAACTTGAAG AATTACCTTCAAGTAGAGGAGAGGACCTGCAGACAAAGTGCTTGCTCGAACTCTATGGGCTAAAG CAGCTTGCAGAATTGCAAAAGAAGGTTCGCTCTGAAGTGAATTCAGAATACTCACTCCGTATGCATTGTGAGCATCCTGACAAAACATTGTTTGACTGGGGCATGATGCGGTTGCGTCGTCCACTCTATGGTGTTGGAGATGCTTTTGCCATGGAGGCTGATGATCAGTTCAGGAAGAAACGAGATGCTGAG CGCCTCTCAAGGTTagaagaggaggagaagaacAATATCGAGACTAGGAAAAGAAAATTCTTTACAGAAATACTTAATGCTGTTCGTGAATACCAATTGCAAATTCAGGCTTCTATGAAACGTCGGAAACAGAGGAATGATCATGTCCTG AGTTGGCATGGAAAGCAAAGACAACGAGCCACACGGGCTGAGAAATTGAGGTTCCAAGCCTTAAAGGCTGATGATCAGGAAGCATACATGAGAATGGTTAAGGAGAGCAAGAATGAAAGGCTAACAATGCTTcttgaagaaacaaataaacTCCTCGTTAATTTGGGAGCTGCTGTTCAACGGCAGAAAGATTCTAAACATTTAGAGGGTACTGAAGAATTGAAAGACTCTGAAGGTGATTTGACTGACTTGGAAGAAGATGTGGAGCTCATTGATTCTGATTGTAATGATGACAGTAGTGACTTGCTTAAAGGTCAGCGGCAATATAACTCAGCCATCCATTCTATTCAGGAACAG GTGACTGAGCAACCCTCCATGCTTCAAGGTGGAGAATTAAGGCCTTACCAGGTTGAGGGCCTACAATGGATGGTTTCCTTGTTTAATAACAATTTAAATGGTATTTTGGCTGACGAGATGGGTTTGggtaaaaccatacaaactatATCGTTGATTGCATATCTCATTGAAAACAAGGGTGTTACTGGACCCCACTTGATAGTGGCACCGAAGGCCGTACTACCAAATTGGGTTAATGAATTTGCAACATGGGCTCCTAG TATTGCTGCCGTTCTTTATGACGGACGTCAAGATGAAAGGAAGGCAATGAAAGAAGAATTATCAGGGGAAGGAAAATTTAATGTGTTGATCACACATTATGACCTTATTATGAGGGATAaacaatttttgaaaaaaatcaacTGGTACTACCTGATCGTTGATGAAGGGCATAGATTGAAGAATCACGAGTGTGCTCTTGCACAAACACTTGCAGG TTACGATATGCAACGTAGACTTCTGTTGACTGGTACCCCAATACAGAATAGCTTACAGGAGTTGTGGTCCCTGCTTAATTTCCTTCTCCCACACATTTTTAATTCAGTTCAGAATTTTGAGGACTGGTTTAATGCACCTTTCGCGGATCGGGGCAGTATTTCTCTTACCGATGAAGAACAGCTATTGATCATTCGCCGTCTACATCAT GTTATACGGCCCTTCATACTGAGGAGGAAAAAAGATGAGGTGGAGAAGTTCCTTCCTGGAAAATCTCAAGTCATACTGAAATGTGACATGTCAGCATGGCAGAAAGTATACTATCAACAAGTTACGGATGTGGGCAGAGTTGGGCTCGATAATG GTTCTGGAAAATCAAAGAGCTTGCAGAACCTGACAATGCAACTCAGGAAGTGTTGTAACCACCCATACCTTTTTGTGGGAGATTATAACATGTGGCGCAAGGAGGAGATCATCAGGGCATCGGGAAAGTTTGAATTACTTGATCGTCTACTCCCAAAACTCTACAAAGCGGGGCACAGAATCCTGCTTTTCTCACAAATGACTCGTCTCATGGATATTCTTGAAATTTATATGCAACTTCACGACTTTAAGTATCTTCGACTGGATGGTTCAACAAAAACTGAGGAAAGAGGGACTCTGCTTAAGAAATTTAACGCTCCAGACTCTCCTTATTTCATGTTTCTCTTGAGCACTCGTGCTGGAGGCCTTGGTTTGAACTTACAAACGGCAGATACGGTAATAATTTTCGACAGTGATTGGAATCCCCAGATGGACCAACAGGCAGAGGATAGGGCCCATCGTATAGGTCAAAAGAAAGAAGTTAGGGTATTTGTGTTGGTTAGTgttggatcgattgaagaagtaattttAGAGCGTGCTAAACAGAAGATGGGCATAGATGCCAAGGTCATCCAGGCTGGACTGTTTAATACAACTTCCACAG CGCAGGACAGAAGAGAGATGTTGGAAGAAATCATGCGCAAGGGTACAAGATCGCTTGGGGCAGATGTGCCAAGTGAGCGAGAAATCAACCGCCTTGCTGCCAGATCAGAAGAGGAGTTCTGGCTGTTTGAGAAAATGGACGAGGATAGAAGGCGAAAAGAGAACTACAGATCTCGCCTTATGGAAGACCATGAGGTTCCTGAGTGGGCATATTCAACACCTGATAAGCAAATTGCTACGAAAGGCTTTGACAGTGGCAATATCACAGGAAAGCGCAGGAGAAAGGCGGTACAGTCTTATTCTGATGGCCTTAGTGATTTACAGTGGATGAAAGCTGTGGAAAATGGAGCAGACATATCGAAGCTTTCAGGTAGAGTAAAAAAGAGAAATCACGCGCAATCAGATGGCGTTGTATTAGTTAGTGGTAATGAAGGAACAGAGGAAAAAGTTACAAAATTGATTCCAAATGTTCCATTGGTGAGAGAGGGAGATAGTGAAGATACCTACGTGTTGACACCAGCCACGAAGAGACACAAGTCTGAAGGGCCTAAAATAGAGAAACAGGAAAGTCACGCAGCTGGAGGAAGTAGTTTGAATGGGCCTATCTTGACGTTCAAGATACATCGGAAGAAGAGATCAAGCTATGTTAACCCAAGTTCATCCTCTGATGGCAGAGGGCAAAATGCCAATGTCAGAGGAAATGGATGGGCTTAA